The nucleotide window AGAAATCCCCAGTCTTGATGCGGTTTTTAGGGCACGGCAGGAGCCGTGCCCTCGTGCTTTTCGGGCCCCTCGCCGGCTTCGGAAGCGGCTTCGTCGGCCGTTGCTTCTTCCCACAGGCTGTGGTCGCGCAGGATGCGGGAGACCAGCGCGGTGTGCAGGGCGTGTCCGGCGCGGTCGGCGACTACGCGGCCCAGCAGGCGCCGGCCCAGCAGAGCCAGATCGCCGATCAGGTCGAGCACCTTGTGGCGGACGAACTCGTCGGGGAAGCGCAAGGGCCCGTTCTCGATGCCGTCGCGGGTGAGGACGATGCAGTTCTCGCTCGAGGCCCCGCGGATCAATCCCATGTTGCGCATGGCCTGCTCCTCGTGGCGGAAGCCGAAGGTGCGCGCCGCCGCGATCTCCCGGCAGTAGCTCTCGCCGGAGAGCTCCACCTCGAAGGTTTCCTTGCCAATCAGCGGGTGCGGAAAGTTGATGCTGTAGGCGACCGAATACTTCTCCGCGGGATAGACGGCGATGAACTTATCGCCTTCGCGCACTTCCACTTCCCTGTGCAGGCGCAGGTAGGAGCGCGGGCGCCGCTGGCGTTTGAGGCCGGCCTTGCGGATCATCTCCACATAGGGCTCCGCGCTGCCGTCCAGGATGGGAAGCTCCAGGTTGTCGAGCTCGACGATGGCGTTGTCCACGCCCGTCCCGATGAAGGCCGAGAGCAAGTGCTCAGTGGTGGAGATGAGCACGCCCTTTTTCATCAGACTGGTGGCGTAGCTCACGCGCGCCACGTTGCGGCTCACCGCTTCCACTTCGAATCCGTCCAGGTCCACCCGGCGGAAGACCACGCCCGTGCCCGCGGGCGCCGGCAGGATGCGCAGCTTCACCGGCGCTCCAGAGTGCAGGCCGACGCCGCTCGTTTCCACCGCGGAACTGATTGTTTGCTCGTGAGTCACACGAGGTATGTGGTTGTAGATAATAAGATTACAGCCGGGTGTGGAAATCCGTCTGTGGTAAAGTTGCCACAGTGTGAGGCGCATCGGGGACGCCTGAGTGTGTGGAAAGGGGCGGCGTCGCCCGTTCCTACAAAAGTTACTTTTTGGTGCGGTCGTAGTGCAGCGGCGGCGGGGTGAAGAGAACGTCGGAAGCCCCCAGGTTGTACTCCACCTTGTTCATAAAAACTTGCCGGGTCATCTCGCCGTTGTGGTAGCGGACGATGTTGAAGGGCGTCATGATGCCCTGCACCGGCCGGTAGTGATCGAAGAGCTCGCCCTCCTCGTCGCGCTCGCGGCTCACCGGGTCGCGCACCAAAAAGGTCTTCTTGATGGGCAGGTGGGAGTAGGTGTCGATGTAGAGGGTGACCGAGTCGTTCTTCGAATTGATGATGCTCACTTTTTCCGCGGCCTTCTGATCCACCAGGGCCGCGCCGTCGTAGAAGAGGGCGGTGCCCGGCTCCTTGAGCCAGCCACGCAGCACGGTTTCCATCGAGTGGTTGCGACGCTGAATGTACTGGGCCAGGTCCTCGGGATCCACCAGGCGCGTGCCGCGGAAGGTGGTGTCGTAACCCTGGTCGCCGGTGAACAGAACTACCCAGTCGCGCTGCGCGTAGTACTCGGTGCGCTCCTTGTCCGGCCAGCGCCAGGTGCGGAAGAAGGGCCCGCCCACGCCCGCGGGGCGTCCTTCGTAGAAGCGGTGCGTGCGGCCCTCCTGGTACATGTCCTGATAGTTGAGATAGGCCTGGCCACCGAGGGTGTCGATCATGTGGTCGAGCAAGGCGCGCGCCTTCTTGGCGTTGGCGTCCACCGGCGGATTCGCCGCGGGGGGCGCGGCCGGCTGGGGGTTCTGCGCCAGAAGCGCGGCGAGCAGGATGGCAGCAGTCAGGAATTTCATGTCAAAAGCATTCTATTAGATGCGCGATGTGTAGGCGCGGGCGACTCGCCCCCGTGAGCACTGGATACAAACATTCCGAGCGGAGCGAGGAATCCCTACGCAACCACAAGAATCTCCAAGATGGCAGTGCCCGTTTGAGGGGGTAGGGCTCCCTAGCTCCGCTCGGGATGTAAGGCGCGGACGGGCGGGTCGCCCGTCCCTACACAATCAACCCACCAGCACGGCGCCGCCGTTGACGTTGAAGATCTCGCCGGTGATGAAGCCGGCGTGCTCAGTGCACAGGAACAAGATGGGAGCGGCGATCTCCGCGGGCGTGGCTACGCGGCCCAGCGGAATGGTGGCGAAGACCTTGGCGCGGATGGCGGGGTCGTTGAGCGCGGGCGCGGCCATGTCCGTGGCCACCCATCCGGGGGCGACGCAGTTCACGTTGATGCGGTCGCGGGCCAGCTCGGTGGAGAGTCCCTTCACCATGCTGATCACAGCGCCCTTGGTGGCGGCGTAGTCGGAGTGGAAGGCCTCGCCGCGCTGCCCGGCGGTCGAGCTCACCAACACGATCTTGCCGCCCTGGCCCTGCTTCTTCATCTGCCCCACCGCGTGCTTCACCAGGGCGAAGACGCTGTCCAGATTGATGCCCATGGTGCGGCGCCACTGCTCGTCGGGCATCTGGTCGATGGGCATGTCGTCGGAAGGCCAGATGCCGTGGTTGGCCACCAGCGCGTCCACTCGCCCGAAGCGGGAGACGGCGGCGGCGATGAGCTCGCGCGCGCCCTCCGTCCCGTTGAGGTCCGCCTGCACCGCGGCGCAGTTCTTCTCGCCGCCGCAGGCCGCAACCACCTTCTCGGCCTCTGCTTTGGCCTTCTGATAGTTGAACAGGACCTTGCCGCCGGCGGCCGAGAACATCTTCACCGTGGCCGCGCCAATGCCACGCGACCCGCCGCTGACTACGGCCACCTTGCCATCGAATGAGAGAGAAACGGACATGTTGTTGCCCACCGCGGATTCACGCGGCCGGAACGCGGATTATAAACGGACTACTGCCCCTTGGGCTCGGCAGCGGCATCAATCAGCGCCCGGAAGAGCGCCCGCGAGGCTGCATCATCCTCATAGCTGCGTTCCGGGTGCCACTGCACGGCCACCGCCCACTGATCCGGCAGGGTGCTCTCCAGGGCCTCGATGACGCCGTCGTCGGGGCAGCGTGCGGCGACGCGCAGGCCATCGCCGGCCACCTCCACGGCCTGGTGATGGCTGGAGTTGACGGTCAGCGTCTTCTCCGCGCCCTTTCCGACGCCAACGATTCCGGCGAGGCGCGAGCCGCTTTCGATGGCAACGTTGTGGGCGCGCGGGATCTTGCGTCCAGCGTCGTGCTTGATGCTGCTCTTGAGCTCGGAGGCGATGTCCTGCACCAGCGTGCCGGTGCGCCAGACGTTCAGCGACTGCAGGCCGTAGCAGATGCCCAAGATCGGCTTGCGCATGTTGTAGGCATCCTGGATGAGGAGCTCGTCGGCGGCGTCGCGCAAGGGATCCGGGTCGGCGGTCCCGGCGTGGCGGGTTGCGCCGTATTTCTGGGGATCGACGTCGGCCTTGCTCCCCGGCAGGAGCACGCCCTGGCAGCGGTTCAGAAGCTTGGCCGTCTCTTCCGGCGTCGCGTCCAAGGGGATGACCACCGGCTCGCCGCCCGCAGCCTCTACCGCCTGGGTGTAGTCCGGCAGCACGCGTTGCGCGTACTCCTGATTGGAGTGCGGAACGGGGATGGCGATGCGGGGTTTCACGACCTCGGTTCTCAGTTCTCGGTTCTCAGTTCTCGGTTCTCAGTTTACGCCAGGGCTTGAGGCACTCGGCACTTCCTGCTCGGCCGGAGCGGCGTCTGCCGCAGGTCGGGGAACCTCGGCGCGGGAGTAGTACAGATCCTCGACGGCCTTCTGCACCTGGGCGGCGAGCTTGTCGGCCTCGCGCGTGGAGTAGCCAGCGCTGGGGATGGGCTCGCCCACCAGCAGCGCAAGCGGCCGCGGGCGGATGTGGTAGGTGTTCATAGGCAGCAGCTCATAGAGTCCCACCAGCGCCACGGGCACCACCTCCGCCTGGGCTTTGATGGCGGCGTAGAAGACGCCGGGCAGGAAGGGTTTCACCTGGCCGGTGGCCGAGCGTCCGCCTTCGGGGAAGACCAGGAGCGGCGTGCCCGCCTTGAGCGTCTCGGCGGAGCGGTTCAAGCTGCGCATGGAGGCCAGCGCGTTCTCGCGTTCGATGGGCAACTGCCCAGAGCGCTTCAGATGCCAGCCGACGAAGGGCAAGCTGAACAGCTCGCGCTTGGCCATCACACGGAACTGGAAGGGCAGGGTGGCGTACAGCACCGGGATGTCCATGGCGGAGAGGTGGTTGGTGGCGTAGAGGTAGGGCTTGGAGGTGTCGAGGCGGTCGAGGCCGGCGACCGTGACCGGCGAGAAGATGGTCTTGAGGATGATGCGCCCCCATAGGCGCACGAAGTTGTGCTGGATGCGCCCGTCCCGGTCGAAGAAGGAGCAGAGCAGCGAGAGGGGGCCGAGAGCGACGGTGTACAGGTAGATGAGCGGGTCGAAGAAGAAGATGGAGCGCACCCAGCTCAGCGCGTCGGCCAGCTTGGATTGCTTATTCACGATGACAAGAGTTGCAGGGCCTCGCCGATCAGATAAATCGAGCCGCAGATGACGACTATACCGCGTTCCCCGGCCAGGGCGCGGGCGCGAGTGAGGGCGGCGGCCACCTCCGGCTCGCACAAGATCTCGGCGCCGGTGCGGGCGGCGGCGGCACGGATCTCCTCGGGCGACGCCGCGCGCGGGTTGGCGGGCTGGGTGGCGATCACATGCGCGGCGAGCGGGAACAGTATCTCGGCCATCTCGGCGATGGCCTTGTCGCGCATGGCGCCAAAGACCAGCGTGAAGGGCCGCCCTTCGTAGCGCTCGGAGAGCGCGGCGCGCAGCGCCCATGCGCCCGCGGGGTTGTGCGCGGCGTCGAGCAGAAACTCGGGCGCGCTCTTCGTCGCCGGGATGATTTGCAGGCGACCGGGCCAGCGCGTCTCGCGGATGCCGCGCTCGACGTCGCCGGCGGCGACCTTGAAGCCTTGCGCGTTGAGTTCGACGGCGGCGGCGATGGCCAGCGCCGTGTTGCGCAGCTGATGGCGGCCGGGCAGGGGAGAGGCGACGGTGATCTCCGCGTCCAGGACCTGGAGGCGATAGGAGTCGCGAGTCCCCAGGCCCCAGGTCCGGGTCGCGCCCGGCGACACCGGCGGGACGTATTCGACGGCGCTCACGGCGCGGCCGCCACCATCGCGGATGGTGTTCCCGAGGACGTCGTTGGCCTCGGGGTGCTGCGGCAGCGTGACCGCGACCCCGCCCGGGCGGAGGATGCCCGCCTTCTCCCGCGCAATCTCGGTGATGGTCGCACCGAGGAACTTCTGGTGGTCGAGGGCGATGTCGGTGATGACGGAAACGCGCGGCTCGACCACATTGGTGGCGTCCAGGCGCCCGCCCATGCCCACCTCGAGCACGGTAATCTCCACGCCCGCGGCGGCGAAGTGCTCGAAGGCCATGGCAGTGAGCATCTCGAAGAAGCTGGGATGCCAGGGCAATTCGCCCGCGGCCACCAGCTTCTGCGCCGCCTGCTCCACGCGCTCATGGACTCGGGCGAAGTCGCCATCCGTGATCTCTTCTCTGCCGACGCGGATGCGCTCGTTCACGCGGATCAAATGCGGCGAGGTGTAGAGCCCGGTGCGGTGTCCGGCGGCGCGCAGGATGCTCTCGAGCAGAGCCGCCGTCGAGCCCTTGCCGTTGGTCCCGGCGATGAGCACCGAGGCAAAGCGGCGCTCCGGATTACCGAGCGCCCCGAGCAGCGCACGCATGTGCGCCAGATCGAACTTGTGCGAGGGCGTCTGCGGCAGCTCGTGGCCGAGGGCTGTCAGTTGCGCGATGGCGGATTGATACGACATGACGGCGTCCGGGAACAGGGTAGGGGTCCTTCGACTCCGCCCGCCACGGCGGGCTTCGCTCAGGATGACAATCGCAAGATTTTAGCCGATTGCGGATGGCTGGACGCTGACTGCTAGTTCTTCGCGCCGTTGGTGGGGATCATGAAGTCGAGGGCGCGGGCGATGTAGTTCTTCATCTCCTTGCGGTGGACGATGGCGTCGAGCATGCCATGCTCCAGCAGGAACTCGGAGCGCTGGAAGCCTTCGGGCAGTTTCTGGCGGATGGTCTGCTCGATGACGCGCGGCCCGGCGAAGCCGATGAGCGCGCCGGGCTCGGCGATGTTCAAATCCCCCAGCATGGCGTAGCTGGCCGTCACGCCGCCGGTGGTGGGGTCGGTGAGCACGGAGACGTAGGGGACTTTGGCCTCGTCCAGGCGGGCGAGGGCGGCGGTGATCTTCACCATCTGCATCAGGCTGACCACACCCTCCATCATGCGCGCGCCGCCCGAGGCCGAAACGATGATGAGCGGCTTGCGCTGGGCGACGGAGCGCTCGATGGCCCGGGTGATGACCTCGCCCACCACCGCGCCCATGCTGCCGCCGATGAAGCTGTACTCCATGGCGCTCAGCATCACCGGGCGGCCCGCCAGCTTGCCTTCGGCGTTGATGATGGCGTCCTTCAGCCCGGTCTCTGCCTGCGTCTTTTTCAGGCGCTCGGAGTAGGCGCGCACGTCCACGAACTTGAGCGGGTCGGTGGAAGAGAGGTTCAGGTCTTCAAGCTGGAAGCTGCCCTCGTCGAGCAACAGCTCGATGCGGGCGCGGGCGTCGATGCGGAAGTGGCGCTCGCACTTGGGGCAGACGTTGAAGTTGGCGTCCAAGTCCTTCTTCCAGATGACCTGGCGGCAGCCCTCGCACTTCACCCACAGGCCTTCGGTGCGGACGCGCTTCTCCCCCGTGGCTTCCAAATCTCCGGATTGGCGTCGGAACCAGGCCATAAGGCAGTTGTCAGTACTCGGTACTCAGTACTCGGTTGCTCGCCCCTCGCAACTCGCCACTCAATACTCGATGCCGCGCTGGGCCATCACGCCCTTCTCGTAGGCGTGCTTCACCTGCTTCATCTCGGTGACGGTATCGGCCAGCTCGATGATTGTCGGATGCGCGTTGCGCCCCGTCAAGATGACGTGCACCGGCTCCGGCTTCTGCTGCAGCGCAGCGACGACTTTGGCCGGGTCGAGCATGCCGTAGCTGATGGCGTAGTTGATCTCGTCGAGGATCACCAAATCCCACTGGCCGGAGCGGATGGCCGCCTCGGCCTCGGCCCAGGCCTCGCCCACCAGCTTGATGTCTTCGGGGTCGGTCTCCGCGCCGCCCACCTTGACGAAGCCGCGGCCCATCTGCTTCATCACGAAGTTCTCGCCGAAGGCCTTCACCGCATCCAGCTCGCCGTAGTGCCAGGAGCCCTTGAGGAACTGTAGCATCAGCACCTTCAGGCCGTTGCCCACGGCGCGCAGAGCCGTACCCATGGCCGCCGTGGTCTTGCCCTTGCCGGCGCCGGTGTGCACGATGATCAGGCCTTTGCGGATATCTGGCATCGGTTTCTCGTTTCTCGTTCTTGGTTTCTCGAGGAACGAGAAACGCGCAACGAGAAACGCCTAGTGTCCCTTGTGGTAGGGATGTCCCTTGAGGATTGTAAATGCCCGGTAGAGCTGTTCCAGCAAAACCACGCGGGCGAGCTCGTGGGAGAGGGTCATCTTGCCGAAGGAGAGGATGAGGTCGGCGGCGTGGCGGCCCTGGTCGGTGAAGCCGTCGGCGGGGCCGATGGCGAACAGCAGCAGCTGCGAGCCGCGGTCCTGCTGGTCGCGCAAGAGCTCGGCGAACTGCTCGGAGGTGAACTGGCGGCCGCGCTGGTCGAGCAGGACGAGCGTGGGCCGCGTGCGCCCGGAGGCGCGCTCGGCGGATTTCAGCAAGGCCTCCTCGCTGGCCAGCTCCTGCGAGTCGGTGGGCACGTAGCGACCGAGGCGCTTGAGGTACTCCTCGGTCAGCGCGCGGATGGACGCTTCTTTGGTCTTGCCGACCCAGACGATGCGTAATTTCACCCGACTAACTTAGCAGGTCGGGGTATCATGCGCCCAACCTAGGGAGTAGGGGTCCTTCGACTTCGCGCTTCACTGCGTTCGCGCTCCGCTCAGGATGACAGCGCTTAGTCCAGCCCATAGCGCTTCCGCTTCTCCAGCAGCGTCTTCCTACTGATGCCGAGGATGGCGGCGGCCTTGGACTTCTTTCCGCGAGTGTAGTCCAGGATCTCGGCGATATAGGCGCGCTCCATCTCTTCGAGCGTCATCTTGTGACGGTCGCGGCCGTGGGCGGCCTCGCGGACGTGCGCAGGGAGGGCGTCGAGCGAAATCTCCGGCGCCGAAGACGCGACCAGTGCGCGCTCCAAAATGTTCCGCAGTTCGCGCACGTTGCCAGGGAAGGCGTAGCGCTCGAGCGCGGCCAGGGCGTCGGCTGCGAGCGAGCGCGCGGGGCCGCGATGGCCCTCGACGAGTTGGGAGAGCAGGCGGCGGGCCAGCGGGCGGATGTCCGCCGGGCGCTCGCGCAGCGCGGGAACGGAGAGCGGCAGCACGTTCAGCCGGTAGTAGAGGTCCTCGCGGAAGGCACCGCGGGCCACGGCCTGCTCCAGGTCGGCGTTGGTGAGAGCGACGATGCGCGCCGCGACCTCGATCGTCCGGGTCCCGCCCAGGCGGTGGAAGCTTTTCTCTTCAATCGCGCGCAGCAGCTTGGCCTGGACGGCGAGCGGCAGCGCCGCCACCTCGTCGAGCACGATGGTGCCCGCGCCCGCCAGCTCCAGCCGCCCGCGCTTGGTCTCGGTGGCCCCGGTGAAGGCGCCCTTGTCGTAGCCGAAGAGTTCGCTCTCCACCAGCTCGTGCGGCAGGCTGGCGCAGTCGATCTTCACCAGCGGCTCGCCGGCGTGCGGGCCCAGGTAGTGCAGCAGCGAGGCCAGCAGGTCTTTGCCTACTCCGCTTTCGCCCGAGATGAGGACGGTGGAAGTCCCGGCGGCGATCTTGCGCGCCTGCTCCAGCAGGTGGAGGGACTTGGGATCGGCGGCGATCCAGGCCCGCACAGCCGAGGGCGGCTGCTCCGCATGACTCTTGCCAGGCATGGCTGATTCTAGCGCCGGCGCGCGGGCTTGCGGCGCGAGGCCGCGGCCCGGGCCGGACGTTTCGGCTTCGGCTTCGGCTTGGGCTTGGGCTTGGGTTGCAAGGACGCCGGCTCCAGGCGCTCGGCCGACTTCCACAGCCGCTCCAGGTCGTAGTAGCGGCGGGCGCGCTCGCTGAAGATGTGCACCACGAAGTCCACGTAGTCGAGCAGCACCCACTCCGCCTGCCGGTAGCCCTCGATGTGTGCGGGACGCATTCCAGCGCGCTCCAGCTGGTGCTCGACCTCGTCGCAGATGGCCTGGATCTGCCGCGGGTTGGTGCCCGAGCACACCAGGAAGTAGTCGGTGAAGCCGGAGGAGGCGGCGTCGAGTTTCAGCAGCGTGAAGTCGAAGGCTTTCTTGGATTCGCAGGCGGCGAGGGCTTGGGCGACTTGGCGGCGGACCTGGGCAGCGCTCATTCGGTGGTGGGATTGGCCTGTTCAGTATAGCGTGAGCGGGAAGATCGGCTACCGATTCACGGGATCCTGCTGTCTTACGTCCCGAGCGAAGCGAGGGAACCCTACTCCCTCCTCCGCAGTCGCAATCAAGTAGGGCTCCCTCAGGCTCACTCCGTGAGCCGTTCGGGATGTATTTTCAAGAGCCTTGGTACAGGCGCTTCTTCCGGATGTACTTCGCCACTGGCGCTGAAACGAGCTTGGTCAGCGGCCGGCCGCGGCGCGCTGCGGCGCGCACTCGCGTGGCGGAGACCGGGGCGCGCACGCCGCGGAGCAGATGGATCATCACCCCATCCACCTTGATCCCGGCGCGGCTCCGGCGAGGTGAGGAGCCCGCGCTTCGGCGCAGGCTGGGAGGCAGGACGAGCGTCACATCCTGGATTGAGTATCCGGGCCGCACCGCCACCACGAACTCGCACTCGCGCACCAGCGCCTCCGCCTGGTGCCAGGTTGCGATATCGCAGAAGGCGTCGATGCCGATGAGAAAGAACAACCGATCGCCCTTCTTTAGCGAGCGCTTGATCCGCCGCACTGTGTCAATGCTGTAGTGGACGCCCGAGGCCTCCAGGCGCGAGACCGCGAACTTCGGCTGGCCCGCCGTGGCCAGCTTGAGCATGGCGAAGCGATGGCGGAAGGAGGCGCGCGGCTTGTGCTGCTTGTGCGGCGGTACGCCGGCAGGGACGAAGGTGAGCTTGTCCAACTTCAGGCGGCGCAGGACGGCGCGGGCCACCGCCAGATGTCCGCGATGCACGGGATCGAAGGTGCCGCCGAAGATGCCTATTCTGGCCACGGATGAACGCGAATCATCGCGAGTCCCTTTTTTACCACGGAGGCACGGAGACACGGAAAAATCCTTGTTACTTCGTCGCTTCGAACTCGGGTGTGTAGTCGCCGACCACGGCGATGCGGGGCATGGCTAGAGTGTAGCGTGTTCGGCGGCTGCTTTCTGCTCCCGACGTCGCAGCTTTTCTACCTGCTCGCCCACGGCGTACTGCAGCTTGTCGATGCCTTCGCCCGAAACCGCGGAGATGGGGAAGAGCGCGAGCTTGAGCTTCTTGCAGTGGCGCTTGAGCTTGGCCAGCTTGTCCTTGTTGGCGACGTCGATCTTCGTCGCCGCCACCAGCATGGGCTTTTTCTCCAGGCCGGCGCCGAAGCTCGCCAGCTCTTCCACGATGACCCCGAAATCCGCCACCGGGTCGGGGCGGCCGCTCGCGTCGGAGATGTCCACCAGATGCACCAGCAGGCGCGTGCGCTCGATGTGCCGCAGGAACTGCGTGCCCAGCCCGGCGCCCAGGTGCGCGCCCTCGATCAGCCCAGGAATGTCGGCGACCACGAAGCTCAGGGGATGGGTTTCATCGCCCAGGTCCACGACGCCCAGGTTGGGCTGGAGCGTGGTGAACGGGTAGTCGGCGATCTTGGGGCGCGCGGCGGAGATGCGCGAGATGAGCGTGGATTTGCCCGCGTTGGGATACCCGACCAGGCCGACGTCGGCCAGCAGCTTCAGCTCCAGGCGGAAGTGGCGCTCCTCGCCGTGGTGTCCCAGTTCGTGCTCGCGCGGAGCCTGATGGGTGGAGGTGGCGAAGCGCGCGTTGCCGCGTCCGCCGCGCCCGGCGCGGGCGATCACCAGACGCTCATCGGGGCGAGAGAAATCGTGTACCCGCTCGCCCGTCTCTTCGTCGTAGACGATGGTGCCCACCGGGACCTTGAGGACGACTTCGGCGCCGTCGTGTCCGGTCTTGTTGGAGCCCTCGCCGTGGCGGCCGCGCTCCCCCTTGTACTCGGGATTGAAGCGGAAGTGGACCAGCGTGTTGTGGCGCTCGCTCGACTCCATCACCACGTCACCGCCCTTGCCGCCGTCGCCGCCCGAGGGCCCGCCGCGGGGGACGAACTTCTCCCGGCGAAAGGCCATGCAGCCGTTGCCGCCGTCGCCGGCTTTCACGCGGATTTTGGCTTCGTCTATGAACATTTAGGAGTCACAATATACGTATCCGGGCCAACTCATAGGAACGTCATCCAAGTCCCCGGGGTCTAAGCTAATGAAGCGCAGGCTCTATCTGACGCTCGTTCTCACTGTAGTCGCATCCCTGCTCGCAATCAGAGCCATCACCCGGAAGCAGTTTCCGAGCCAA belongs to Terriglobales bacterium and includes:
- the lpxC gene encoding UDP-3-O-acyl-N-acetylglucosamine deacetylase, with translation MTHEQTISSAVETSGVGLHSGAPVKLRILPAPAGTGVVFRRVDLDGFEVEAVSRNVARVSYATSLMKKGVLISTTEHLLSAFIGTGVDNAIVELDNLELPILDGSAEPYVEMIRKAGLKRQRRPRSYLRLHREVEVREGDKFIAVYPAEKYSVAYSINFPHPLIGKETFEVELSGESYCREIAAARTFGFRHEEQAMRNMGLIRGASSENCIVLTRDGIENGPLRFPDEFVRHKVLDLIGDLALLGRRLLGRVVADRAGHALHTALVSRILRDHSLWEEATADEAASEAGEGPEKHEGTAPAVP
- a CDS encoding SDR family oxidoreductase codes for the protein MSVSLSFDGKVAVVSGGSRGIGAATVKMFSAAGGKVLFNYQKAKAEAEKVVAACGGEKNCAAVQADLNGTEGARELIAAAVSRFGRVDALVANHGIWPSDDMPIDQMPDEQWRRTMGINLDSVFALVKHAVGQMKKQGQGGKIVLVSSTAGQRGEAFHSDYAATKGAVISMVKGLSTELARDRINVNCVAPGWVATDMAAPALNDPAIRAKVFATIPLGRVATPAEIAAPILFLCTEHAGFITGEIFNVNGGAVLVG
- a CDS encoding gamma-glutamyl-gamma-aminobutyrate hydrolase family protein (Members of this family of hydrolases with an active site Cys residue belong to MEROPS family C26.); translation: MKPRIAIPVPHSNQEYAQRVLPDYTQAVEAAGGEPVVIPLDATPEETAKLLNRCQGVLLPGSKADVDPQKYGATRHAGTADPDPLRDAADELLIQDAYNMRKPILGICYGLQSLNVWRTGTLVQDIASELKSSIKHDAGRKIPRAHNVAIESGSRLAGIVGVGKGAEKTLTVNSSHHQAVEVAGDGLRVAARCPDDGVIEALESTLPDQWAVAVQWHPERSYEDDAASRALFRALIDAAAEPKGQ
- a CDS encoding lysophospholipid acyltransferase family protein, with amino-acid sequence MNKQSKLADALSWVRSIFFFDPLIYLYTVALGPLSLLCSFFDRDGRIQHNFVRLWGRIILKTIFSPVTVAGLDRLDTSKPYLYATNHLSAMDIPVLYATLPFQFRVMAKRELFSLPFVGWHLKRSGQLPIERENALASMRSLNRSAETLKAGTPLLVFPEGGRSATGQVKPFLPGVFYAAIKAQAEVVPVALVGLYELLPMNTYHIRPRPLALLVGEPIPSAGYSTREADKLAAQVQKAVEDLYYSRAEVPRPAADAAPAEQEVPSASSPGVN
- a CDS encoding folylpolyglutamate synthase/dihydrofolate synthase family protein; amino-acid sequence: MSYQSAIAQLTALGHELPQTPSHKFDLAHMRALLGALGNPERRFASVLIAGTNGKGSTAALLESILRAAGHRTGLYTSPHLIRVNERIRVGREEITDGDFARVHERVEQAAQKLVAAGELPWHPSFFEMLTAMAFEHFAAAGVEITVLEVGMGGRLDATNVVEPRVSVITDIALDHQKFLGATITEIAREKAGILRPGGVAVTLPQHPEANDVLGNTIRDGGGRAVSAVEYVPPVSPGATRTWGLGTRDSYRLQVLDAEITVASPLPGRHQLRNTALAIAAAVELNAQGFKVAAGDVERGIRETRWPGRLQIIPATKSAPEFLLDAAHNPAGAWALRAALSERYEGRPFTLVFGAMRDKAIAEMAEILFPLAAHVIATQPANPRAASPEEIRAAAARTGAEILCEPEVAAALTRARALAGERGIVVICGSIYLIGEALQLLSS
- the accD gene encoding acetyl-CoA carboxylase, carboxyltransferase subunit beta, producing the protein MAWFRRQSGDLEATGEKRVRTEGLWVKCEGCRQVIWKKDLDANFNVCPKCERHFRIDARARIELLLDEGSFQLEDLNLSSTDPLKFVDVRAYSERLKKTQAETGLKDAIINAEGKLAGRPVMLSAMEYSFIGGSMGAVVGEVITRAIERSVAQRKPLIIVSASGGARMMEGVVSLMQMVKITAALARLDEAKVPYVSVLTDPTTGGVTASYAMLGDLNIAEPGALIGFAGPRVIEQTIRQKLPEGFQRSEFLLEHGMLDAIVHRKEMKNYIARALDFMIPTNGAKN
- the cobO gene encoding cob(I)yrinic acid a,c-diamide adenosyltransferase, with the protein product MPDIRKGLIIVHTGAGKGKTTAAMGTALRAVGNGLKVLMLQFLKGSWHYGELDAVKAFGENFVMKQMGRGFVKVGGAETDPEDIKLVGEAWAEAEAAIRSGQWDLVILDEINYAISYGMLDPAKVVAALQQKPEPVHVILTGRNAHPTIIELADTVTEMKQVKHAYEKGVMAQRGIEY
- a CDS encoding 23S rRNA (pseudouridine(1915)-N(3))-methyltransferase RlmH — protein: MKLRIVWVGKTKEASIRALTEEYLKRLGRYVPTDSQELASEEALLKSAERASGRTRPTLVLLDQRGRQFTSEQFAELLRDQQDRGSQLLLFAIGPADGFTDQGRHAADLILSFGKMTLSHELARVVLLEQLYRAFTILKGHPYHKGH
- a CDS encoding sigma-54 dependent transcriptional regulator — encoded protein: MPGKSHAEQPPSAVRAWIAADPKSLHLLEQARKIAAGTSTVLISGESGVGKDLLASLLHYLGPHAGEPLVKIDCASLPHELVESELFGYDKGAFTGATETKRGRLELAGAGTIVLDEVAALPLAVQAKLLRAIEEKSFHRLGGTRTIEVAARIVALTNADLEQAVARGAFREDLYYRLNVLPLSVPALRERPADIRPLARRLLSQLVEGHRGPARSLAADALAALERYAFPGNVRELRNILERALVASSAPEISLDALPAHVREAAHGRDRHKMTLEEMERAYIAEILDYTRGKKSKAAAILGISRKTLLEKRKRYGLD
- the rsfS gene encoding ribosome silencing factor — translated: MSAAQVRRQVAQALAACESKKAFDFTLLKLDAASSGFTDYFLVCSGTNPRQIQAICDEVEHQLERAGMRPAHIEGYRQAEWVLLDYVDFVVHIFSERARRYYDLERLWKSAERLEPASLQPKPKPKPKPKPKRPARAAASRRKPARRR
- the nadD gene encoding nicotinate-nucleotide adenylyltransferase — protein: MARIGIFGGTFDPVHRGHLAVARAVLRRLKLDKLTFVPAGVPPHKQHKPRASFRHRFAMLKLATAGQPKFAVSRLEASGVHYSIDTVRRIKRSLKKGDRLFFLIGIDAFCDIATWHQAEALVRECEFVVAVRPGYSIQDVTLVLPPSLRRSAGSSPRRSRAGIKVDGVMIHLLRGVRAPVSATRVRAAARRGRPLTKLVSAPVAKYIRKKRLYQGS
- the obgE gene encoding GTPase ObgE, which codes for MFIDEAKIRVKAGDGGNGCMAFRREKFVPRGGPSGGDGGKGGDVVMESSERHNTLVHFRFNPEYKGERGRHGEGSNKTGHDGAEVVLKVPVGTIVYDEETGERVHDFSRPDERLVIARAGRGGRGNARFATSTHQAPREHELGHHGEERHFRLELKLLADVGLVGYPNAGKSTLISRISAARPKIADYPFTTLQPNLGVVDLGDETHPLSFVVADIPGLIEGAHLGAGLGTQFLRHIERTRLLVHLVDISDASGRPDPVADFGVIVEELASFGAGLEKKPMLVAATKIDVANKDKLAKLKRHCKKLKLALFPISAVSGEGIDKLQYAVGEQVEKLRRREQKAAAEHATL